From a region of the Actinomadura luzonensis genome:
- a CDS encoding diacylglycerol/lipid kinase family protein, translated as MSELRTKTEHTAAIQRDRRVAVVVNTRSRRGRRHYFEVIEQLHNSGFEPLAELSVYNPKRLRELLDTALATDPDLLIVGGGDGTLSSAVRHVAHRDVALGVLPLGTTNNFARSLGLPLDLAGAIRVFQSGKVADIDLGMADDRPFANLASFGVSVEVAGKVKPWFKRLVGRPAYPLTALTVLPGHRPFRAYITVEGQRHELLTHQLNIANGRFHGGWQVARDISIDNGMLVAYQLGSGKKLRLLGETLIRATTGRWRSLAGGPFVVGREMLLETDPPMAADVDGEVRLRTPIRLRVVPNGVRVMVPASFEDR; from the coding sequence ATGAGCGAATTGCGCACCAAGACCGAGCACACCGCGGCGATCCAGCGGGATCGCCGGGTGGCCGTGGTGGTGAACACTCGCTCGCGCCGGGGCCGGCGCCACTACTTCGAGGTCATCGAGCAGCTCCACAACTCGGGCTTCGAACCGCTGGCGGAGCTGTCGGTCTACAACCCCAAGCGGCTGCGCGAGCTGCTCGACACCGCGCTGGCGACCGACCCCGACCTGCTCATCGTGGGCGGCGGCGACGGCACCCTGTCCTCCGCCGTGCGCCACGTCGCCCACCGCGACGTGGCGCTCGGCGTGCTGCCGCTCGGCACCACCAACAACTTCGCCCGCAGCCTCGGCCTGCCGCTCGACCTGGCCGGGGCGATCCGGGTGTTCCAGAGCGGCAAGGTGGCCGACATCGACCTCGGCATGGCCGACGACCGGCCGTTCGCCAACCTGGCCAGCTTCGGGGTGTCGGTCGAGGTGGCGGGCAAGGTCAAGCCGTGGTTCAAGCGCCTGGTGGGCCGCCCGGCCTACCCGCTGACGGCGCTGACCGTGCTGCCCGGCCACCGGCCCTTCCGCGCCTACATCACGGTGGAGGGGCAGCGGCACGAGCTGCTCACCCACCAGCTCAACATCGCCAACGGCCGCTTCCACGGCGGCTGGCAGGTGGCCAGGGACATCAGCATCGACAACGGCATGCTGGTGGCCTACCAGCTCGGCTCCGGCAAGAAGCTCCGCCTGCTCGGCGAGACCCTGATCAGGGCCACCACCGGCCGCTGGCGCAGCCTCGCGGGCGGGCCGTTCGTCGTGGGGCGGGAGATGCTGCTGGAGACCGACCCGCCGATGGCCGCCGACGTGGACGGCGAGGTGCGGCTGCGCACCCCCATCCGGCTCCGCGTGGTGCCGAACGGGGTGCGCGTCATGGTGCCGGCC
- a CDS encoding immune inhibitor A domain-containing protein encodes MAAFPAVALLGAALSVPTAQAASVAAYAPTAADYYINYAPPRVEKDPAEPGLTNAKARSLTPAQKFDRKFSSGNPVAGRILAAREQEAIRTGRNPAEWIFKNSKQTRTAKLLTVLVEFNEQANDDFSGFNRLRTVDSDPDDCVVEPPGTLKNGPLHNNIPDPATLPHEDNNSFWVKDFSTDHFNKMLYTDQGITERVRKDLKDPRDGRPGIDISGFTMKKMYEEMSKGAYSVTGAAVGWIKVPHSEAWYGAAACGGAPQDMSGHPDNQLGAQQLAIDTVDALAKAQPGFPWADYDLEDTSDADGDGNFQEPDGVIDHLVLVHAGKDKSSDGGTEGTYAIWAHSSAVAGGYAVPGTDKKISNYIVQPEDSGVGVFAHEYGHDLGLPDLYDTSGAASSAVDFWDLMSSGSHSGPIFQSMPAHMGLWDKWVLGWANPKTFEPGDAAKLVTVGQSSRTPKLTADGVRVNLASTPLKMVDPHSGSNAWWTNLDQEWANVHLTRDLPVPSGADVRLWMWNNYEIEQDWDFGFVEVSTDGGQTWTQQKVYDEAGNEVTTPDGYPDPNKNLKTFGNKKYGLTGDTGNQWRHDYVNLTAYAGQTVKLRLTYNTDAAYTPRGWHVDDFALTNGAETVWSDDVEGGDNGWKATGGTFTNTSGQGWTRNNGEREIQRFYLAEWRNFDGFDKGLAYTYDTDYSREGAWKVQKIKYNAPGLLVWYRDSTFTNNSIGNNLTLPPSLGSKGSLLVVDSHFDPLRRTGVAAEKDPTANKNLQGRVQTSNAAFGFGKTYPFKECVEGPDEPFSAYCTDFPAQKGVSAFTDAKTWYPGVELLNGRLAYRDFDASAVVPSKGDQAYTTRAVHADGTPAPELYGQVVAGSVLGTGNPGDEGKALGVQFKLISPLPGNLGAIVQVVPPKK; translated from the coding sequence TTGGCAGCTTTCCCGGCGGTCGCCCTGCTTGGCGCCGCCCTGTCCGTGCCCACCGCTCAGGCGGCCTCCGTCGCCGCCTACGCGCCCACGGCCGCGGACTACTACATCAACTACGCTCCGCCGCGCGTCGAGAAGGACCCCGCGGAGCCGGGCCTCACCAACGCGAAGGCCCGCTCGCTGACCCCGGCCCAGAAGTTCGACCGGAAGTTCAGCAGCGGCAACCCGGTGGCCGGCCGCATCCTCGCCGCCCGCGAGCAGGAGGCGATCAGGACCGGCCGCAACCCGGCTGAGTGGATCTTCAAGAACTCCAAGCAGACCCGCACCGCCAAGCTCCTCACCGTCCTGGTCGAGTTCAACGAGCAGGCCAACGACGACTTCTCCGGCTTCAACCGGCTGCGCACCGTCGACAGCGACCCCGACGACTGCGTCGTCGAGCCGCCCGGCACGCTGAAGAACGGCCCATTGCACAACAACATCCCCGACCCGGCGACCCTGCCGCACGAGGACAACAACTCCTTCTGGGTCAAGGACTTCAGCACCGACCACTTCAACAAGATGCTCTACACCGACCAGGGCATCACCGAGCGCGTCCGCAAGGACCTCAAGGACCCGCGCGACGGCAGGCCCGGCATCGACATCTCCGGCTTCACGATGAAGAAGATGTACGAGGAGATGTCGAAGGGCGCCTACTCGGTCACCGGCGCGGCGGTCGGCTGGATCAAGGTCCCGCACTCCGAGGCCTGGTACGGCGCCGCGGCCTGCGGCGGCGCGCCCCAGGACATGTCCGGTCACCCGGACAACCAGCTCGGCGCGCAGCAGCTCGCCATCGACACCGTCGACGCCCTCGCCAAGGCCCAGCCGGGCTTCCCGTGGGCCGACTACGACCTGGAGGACACCTCCGACGCCGACGGCGACGGCAACTTCCAGGAGCCCGACGGTGTCATCGACCACCTGGTGCTGGTGCACGCCGGCAAGGACAAGTCCTCCGACGGCGGCACCGAGGGCACCTACGCGATCTGGGCGCACTCCAGCGCGGTCGCCGGCGGCTACGCCGTCCCCGGCACCGACAAGAAGATCTCCAACTACATCGTGCAGCCCGAGGACTCCGGCGTCGGCGTCTTCGCCCACGAGTACGGCCACGACCTCGGCCTGCCCGACCTGTACGACACCTCGGGCGCGGCCAGCTCCGCCGTCGACTTCTGGGACCTGATGTCCAGCGGCTCGCACTCCGGGCCCATCTTCCAGTCGATGCCGGCGCACATGGGCCTGTGGGACAAGTGGGTGCTCGGCTGGGCGAACCCGAAGACGTTCGAGCCGGGTGACGCGGCCAAGCTCGTCACCGTCGGCCAGTCCTCGCGCACGCCCAAGCTCACCGCCGACGGCGTCCGGGTCAACCTGGCCTCCACGCCGCTGAAGATGGTCGACCCGCACAGCGGCTCCAACGCCTGGTGGACCAACCTCGACCAGGAATGGGCCAACGTCCACCTGACCCGCGACCTGCCGGTCCCGTCCGGCGCCGACGTGCGGCTGTGGATGTGGAACAACTACGAGATCGAGCAGGACTGGGACTTCGGCTTCGTCGAAGTCTCCACCGACGGCGGCCAGACCTGGACGCAGCAGAAGGTCTACGACGAGGCCGGCAACGAGGTCACCACGCCCGACGGCTACCCGGACCCGAACAAGAACCTCAAGACGTTCGGCAACAAGAAGTACGGGCTCACCGGTGACACCGGCAACCAGTGGCGGCACGACTACGTCAACCTGACCGCGTACGCCGGGCAGACCGTCAAGCTGCGCCTCACGTACAACACCGACGCGGCCTACACCCCGCGCGGCTGGCACGTGGACGACTTCGCGCTCACCAACGGCGCCGAGACCGTCTGGAGCGACGACGTCGAGGGCGGCGACAACGGCTGGAAGGCCACCGGCGGCACCTTCACCAACACCAGCGGCCAGGGCTGGACCCGCAACAACGGCGAGCGCGAGATCCAGCGCTTCTACCTGGCCGAGTGGCGCAACTTCGACGGCTTCGACAAGGGCCTCGCCTACACCTACGACACCGACTACTCCCGCGAAGGGGCGTGGAAGGTACAGAAGATCAAGTACAACGCGCCCGGCCTGCTGGTCTGGTACCGCGACTCGACCTTCACCAACAACTCGATCGGCAACAACCTGACGCTGCCGCCGAGCCTCGGCTCCAAGGGCAGCCTGCTCGTCGTGGACTCCCACTTCGACCCGCTGCGCCGCACCGGCGTCGCGGCCGAGAAGGACCCGACGGCCAACAAGAACCTGCAGGGGCGCGTGCAGACGTCCAACGCGGCGTTCGGCTTCGGCAAGACCTACCCGTTCAAGGAGTGCGTGGAGGGCCCCGACGAGCCGTTCAGCGCCTACTGCACCGACTTCCCGGCGCAGAAGGGCGTGTCGGCCTTCACCGACGCCAAGACCTGGTACCCCGGCGTGGAGCTGCTCAACGGCCGCCTCGCCTACCGGGACTTCGACGCCTCGGCGGTCGTGCCCTCCAAGGGCGACCAGGCGTACACCACCCGCGCGGTGCACGCGGACGGCACTCCCGCCCCCGAGCTGTACGGCCAGGTGGTCGCCGGCTCGGTGCTCGGCACCGGCAACCCGGGTGACGAGGGCAAGGCGCTCGGCGTGCAGTTCAAGCTGATCAGCCCGCTGCCGGGGAACCTGGGCGCCATCGTCCAGGTCGTCCCGCCGAAGAAGTAG
- the frdD gene encoding fumarate reductase subunit FrdD, whose amino-acid sequence MRRTPEPYLWLLFSGGGVVAALVLPVLVLLFGVLMPLGVVDWPTAGHLGALVGNVVVRVVLLVVVVLCLFHAAHRIRFTSEELLGIARFDPIIAVLCYGGAIAGGVIAATLMV is encoded by the coding sequence GTGAGGCGCACGCCGGAGCCGTACCTGTGGTTGTTGTTCAGCGGCGGGGGAGTGGTGGCGGCGCTGGTGCTGCCGGTGCTGGTGCTGCTGTTCGGGGTGCTGATGCCGCTCGGCGTGGTGGACTGGCCCACCGCCGGGCACCTGGGCGCCCTGGTGGGGAACGTGGTCGTGCGGGTCGTGCTGCTGGTCGTGGTGGTGCTGTGCCTGTTCCACGCGGCGCACCGGATCCGGTTCACGAGCGAGGAGCTGCTGGGGATCGCCAGGTTCGACCCGATCATCGCGGTGCTGTGTTACGGCGGAGCTATCGCCGGTGGTGTGATCGCGGCGACATTGATGGTCTAA
- the sdhB gene encoding succinate dehydrogenase iron-sulfur subunit, with translation MTDTTRELRREAGTRTIRMEIARYRPGRDAEPVFEGYDVPLMADWAVLDGLTYVKDRLDGSLSFRWSCRMGVCGSCGMTVNGEPRLTCGTFLTEYGGGPVRIEPLKGFPIIRDLIVDIEGFLAKLSSVRPWLVREGEELPLGTEYAQTPAQLEAYKQYSECINCLLCYSACPVYVLDPDFLGPAAIALAQRYNLDSRDMGDRFDVLNAEEAVWGCTFVGECTRVCPKHVDPAEAIQRYKVTAAMRSVLPWGRR, from the coding sequence GTGACTGACACCACGCGCGAGCTCCGGCGGGAGGCGGGCACGCGCACGATCAGGATGGAGATCGCCCGCTACCGGCCGGGCCGCGACGCCGAGCCGGTGTTCGAGGGCTACGACGTGCCGCTCATGGCCGACTGGGCGGTGCTCGACGGCCTGACCTACGTCAAGGACCGGCTGGACGGCAGCCTGTCGTTCCGCTGGTCGTGCCGGATGGGGGTGTGCGGCTCGTGCGGCATGACGGTCAACGGCGAGCCCCGCCTGACCTGCGGCACGTTCCTCACCGAGTACGGCGGCGGGCCGGTGCGGATCGAGCCGCTGAAGGGCTTCCCCATCATCAGGGACCTGATCGTGGACATCGAGGGCTTCCTCGCCAAGCTGTCGTCGGTGCGCCCGTGGCTGGTGCGCGAGGGCGAGGAGCTGCCGCTCGGCACCGAGTACGCCCAGACGCCCGCGCAGCTGGAGGCGTACAAGCAGTACAGCGAGTGCATCAACTGCCTGCTGTGCTACTCGGCCTGCCCGGTGTACGTGCTCGACCCCGACTTCCTCGGCCCGGCCGCGATCGCCCTGGCCCAGCGCTACAACCTGGACTCGCGCGACATGGGCGACCGGTTCGACGTGCTCAACGCCGAGGAGGCGGTCTGGGGCTGCACGTTCGTCGGCGAGTGCACCCGGGTGTGCCCCAAGCACGTGGACCCGGCCGAGGCCATCCAGCGTTACAAGGTGACCGCGGCCATGCGGTCGGTGCTGCCGTGGGGGCGGCGATGA
- the frdA gene encoding fumarate reductase (quinol) flavoprotein subunit: MIDVLIVGGGAAGLRAAVAVAESDPAAKVAVVSKVYPMRSHTVSAEGGAAGVIGLDDSHDEHCYDTISGGDWLPDQDAVEVFVREAPRELMRLEHWGCPWSREPDGRVAVRPFGGMRKMRTWYAADKTGFHLLHTLFQTTLKYRELVRYDEWYVTKLVVDDGRVHGVVAMEIRTGRVETIPARTVILATGGCGRVFPFTTNAAIKTGDGMALAYRAGAPLKDMEFVQYHPTGLPFTGILITEAARAEGGWLINKDGYRYLQDYDLGKPTLTPTLRSMELGPRDRLSQAFVHEQRAGRTVDTPYGPVVYLDLRHLGERKIDARIPFVRELCRSYQNLDPATDLIPVRPVVHYMMGGVHTDLDGATPVAGLYAAGETACVSINGANRLGSNSLPECLVFGRRAGEAAAGFARAHRGPESPAVRSQGADEERRLARARAGERAGPGAGERIADLRERMQHTLEGAAGIYRSGAALAEAADTLAELRERADDALVEDTSSAFNTELIALQELHAMLDVARTIAACALNRRESRGAHQRTDHVARDDRGYLAHSLVHRAPDGSPSVTLLPVTITRWPPGERVYGRD, encoded by the coding sequence ATGATCGACGTGCTGATCGTCGGCGGCGGCGCGGCGGGCCTGCGCGCGGCCGTCGCCGTCGCCGAGAGCGACCCCGCCGCCAAGGTGGCGGTCGTCTCGAAGGTCTACCCCATGCGCAGCCACACGGTCTCGGCCGAGGGCGGCGCGGCGGGGGTGATCGGCCTCGACGACTCGCACGACGAGCACTGCTACGACACGATCTCCGGCGGCGACTGGCTGCCCGACCAGGACGCGGTCGAGGTGTTCGTGCGCGAGGCGCCGCGCGAGCTGATGCGGCTGGAGCACTGGGGCTGCCCGTGGAGCCGCGAGCCCGACGGGCGGGTCGCGGTCCGCCCGTTCGGCGGCATGAGGAAGATGCGCACCTGGTACGCCGCCGACAAGACCGGCTTCCACCTGCTGCACACGTTGTTCCAGACCACGCTGAAGTACCGCGAGCTGGTCCGCTACGACGAGTGGTACGTCACGAAGCTGGTCGTGGACGACGGCCGGGTGCACGGCGTCGTCGCCATGGAGATCAGGACCGGCCGGGTCGAGACCATCCCCGCCAGGACCGTCATCCTGGCCACCGGCGGCTGCGGCCGGGTCTTCCCCTTCACCACCAACGCCGCCATCAAGACCGGCGACGGCATGGCCCTCGCCTACCGCGCGGGCGCGCCGCTGAAGGACATGGAGTTCGTCCAGTACCACCCGACCGGCCTGCCGTTCACCGGCATCCTCATCACCGAGGCGGCCAGGGCGGAGGGCGGCTGGCTGATCAACAAGGACGGCTACCGCTACCTCCAGGACTACGACCTCGGCAAGCCCACGCTCACGCCGACGCTGCGCAGCATGGAGCTGGGGCCGCGCGACCGGCTCTCCCAGGCGTTCGTGCACGAGCAGCGGGCCGGGCGCACCGTGGACACGCCGTACGGGCCGGTCGTCTACCTGGACCTGCGCCACCTGGGCGAACGCAAGATCGACGCCCGCATCCCGTTCGTGCGCGAGCTGTGCCGCAGCTACCAGAACCTGGACCCGGCCACCGACCTCATCCCGGTGCGGCCGGTCGTGCACTACATGATGGGCGGCGTCCACACCGACCTCGACGGCGCCACCCCCGTCGCCGGGCTCTACGCGGCCGGGGAGACCGCGTGCGTGAGCATCAACGGCGCCAACCGGCTCGGCTCCAACTCGCTGCCGGAGTGCCTGGTCTTCGGCCGCCGCGCCGGGGAGGCCGCCGCCGGCTTCGCCCGCGCGCACCGCGGTCCCGAGTCCCCGGCGGTGCGCAGCCAGGGCGCCGACGAGGAGCGGCGGCTGGCCAGGGCCCGCGCCGGCGAGCGCGCCGGCCCGGGCGCCGGCGAGCGCATCGCCGACCTGCGCGAGCGCATGCAGCACACGCTGGAGGGCGCGGCCGGCATCTACCGGTCGGGCGCCGCGCTGGCCGAGGCCGCCGACACCCTCGCCGAGCTGCGCGAACGCGCCGACGACGCGCTCGTCGAGGACACCAGCAGCGCGTTCAACACCGAGCTGATCGCGCTGCAGGAGCTGCACGCCATGCTGGACGTCGCGCGCACGATCGCCGCCTGCGCGCTCAACCGGCGCGAGTCGCGCGGCGCGCACCAGCGCACCGACCACGTCGCCAGGGACGACCGCGGCTACCTGGCCCACTCGCTGGTGCACCGCGCGCCCGACGGCAGCCCGTCGGTGACGCTGCTGCCCGTGACGATCACCCGGTGGCCTCCGGGAGAAAGGGTGTACGGCCGTGACTGA
- the ctaD gene encoding aa3-type cytochrome oxidase subunit I → MTTVRETTIEQVRRRRTGTVIASWLSTTDHKVIGYLYLITSFAFFLVGGVMAMIMRAELAQPGLQVVSQEAYNQLFTMHGTIMLLLFATPLFAGFTNVIMPLQIGAADVAFPRLNAVAYWMFLFGGIIAFAGFFTPGGAADFGWFAYTPLSSATYSPGVGGDLWIMGLALSGLGTILGAVNFITTIIGLRAPGMTMFRMPIFTWNVLLTSMLVLMAFPVLAAALLVLEADRKLGTHVFLAANGGPMLWQHLFWFFGHPEVYIIALPFFGIITEVLPVFSRKPIFGYMGLVGATIAIAGLSMTVWAHHMFPTGQVLLPFFSFMTFLIAVPTGVKFFNWIGTMWRGHLSFEAPMLFAVGFLVTFLLGGLTGIILASPPLDFHISDTYFVVAHFHYVVFGTVVFAMFSGFYFWWPKMTGRMLDDRLGRLHFWLLFVGFHTTFLIQHWLGQIGMPRRYADYSAGDGFTTLNEISSVGAFLLGASTLPFLWNVWKTARRAPKVTLDDPWGYGNSLEWATSCPPPRHNFVSIPPIRSERPAFDLHYPREAGQREPSADEADQPAVGPRETAPEDTSD, encoded by the coding sequence GTGACGACCGTTCGCGAGACCACGATCGAGCAGGTCAGGCGCCGCCGCACCGGGACCGTGATCGCGTCCTGGCTGTCGACGACGGACCACAAGGTCATCGGCTACCTCTACCTGATCACCTCGTTCGCGTTCTTCCTCGTCGGCGGCGTGATGGCGATGATCATGCGGGCCGAGCTGGCCCAGCCGGGGCTGCAGGTGGTCAGCCAGGAGGCCTACAACCAGCTCTTCACCATGCACGGCACGATCATGCTGCTGCTGTTCGCGACGCCGCTGTTCGCCGGGTTCACCAACGTGATCATGCCGCTGCAGATCGGCGCGGCGGACGTGGCCTTCCCCCGGCTGAACGCGGTCGCGTACTGGATGTTCCTGTTCGGGGGGATCATCGCCTTCGCGGGGTTCTTCACGCCCGGCGGGGCGGCCGACTTCGGCTGGTTCGCCTACACGCCGCTGTCGTCGGCCACGTACTCGCCCGGCGTCGGCGGCGACCTGTGGATCATGGGGCTGGCGCTGTCCGGCCTCGGCACGATCCTCGGCGCGGTCAACTTCATCACCACGATCATCGGCCTGCGCGCGCCCGGCATGACCATGTTCCGCATGCCCATCTTCACCTGGAACGTGCTGCTGACCAGCATGCTCGTGCTGATGGCGTTCCCGGTGCTGGCGGCGGCGCTGCTGGTGCTGGAGGCCGACCGCAAGCTCGGCACGCACGTCTTCCTCGCCGCCAACGGCGGCCCGATGCTCTGGCAGCACCTGTTCTGGTTCTTCGGCCATCCCGAGGTCTACATCATCGCGCTGCCGTTCTTCGGGATCATCACCGAGGTGCTCCCGGTCTTCAGCCGCAAGCCGATCTTCGGCTACATGGGGCTGGTGGGCGCCACGATCGCGATCGCCGGGCTGTCGATGACGGTGTGGGCGCACCACATGTTCCCGACCGGGCAGGTGCTGCTGCCGTTCTTCTCGTTCATGACGTTCCTCATCGCGGTGCCGACCGGGGTGAAGTTCTTCAACTGGATCGGCACGATGTGGCGGGGCCATCTGAGCTTCGAGGCGCCGATGTTGTTCGCCGTCGGCTTCCTCGTGACGTTCCTGCTCGGCGGGCTCACCGGCATCATCCTGGCCTCGCCGCCGCTCGACTTCCACATCAGCGACACCTACTTCGTCGTCGCGCACTTCCACTACGTGGTGTTCGGGACCGTGGTGTTCGCCATGTTCTCCGGCTTCTACTTCTGGTGGCCGAAGATGACCGGGCGGATGCTGGACGACCGGCTCGGGCGGCTGCACTTCTGGCTGCTGTTCGTCGGCTTCCACACCACGTTCCTCATCCAGCACTGGCTGGGGCAGATCGGCATGCCGCGCCGCTACGCCGACTACAGCGCCGGCGACGGCTTCACCACGCTGAACGAGATCTCCTCCGTGGGCGCGTTCCTGCTGGGCGCCTCCACGCTGCCGTTCCTCTGGAACGTGTGGAAGACGGCCAGGCGCGCGCCGAAGGTCACGCTGGACGACCCCTGGGGCTACGGCAACTCCCTGGAATGGGCCACCTCCTGCCCGCCGCCCCGGCACAACTTCGTCAGCATCCCGCCCATCCGCTCCGAGCGGCCCGCCTTCGACCTGCACTACCCGCGTGAGGCGGGCCAGCGGGAGCCGTCGGCGGACGAGGCGGACCAGCCGGCCGTCGGCCCGCGCGAGACGGCTCCTGAGGACACATCCGACTGA
- a CDS encoding aminotransferase class I/II-fold pyridoxal phosphate-dependent enzyme, translating into MTAQADYDALVQRGLSLDLTRGKPSPRQLDLSDDMLRLPTGHRAADGTDARNYGNLQGLAELRELFAPLLQVPAGQLVVGGNASLALMHDTVTHALLSPVPGAARRWVEEPTITFLCPVPGYDRHFTICERFGITMVAVPMTADGPDMDVVERLVAEDASVKGMWCVPKYSNPSGVVYSDETVRRLAAMPAAAPDFRIFWDNAYAVHHLTDSPAELADLLALAAAAGNPDRVFVYASTSKVTLAGAGVSFFGSSPANVEWFLYNTAKQSIGPDKLNQLRHVEFLRDPAGVEAHMRKHAALIGPKFELVDKVLTERLGGLASWTSPKGGYFISLEVPHAAEVVARAKAAGIALTPAGATHPYGKDPDDRTIRIAPTYPELEELEQAIEGLAVCVRLVAEERGLA; encoded by the coding sequence GTGACCGCACAGGCTGACTACGACGCCCTCGTCCAGCGCGGGCTCTCGCTCGACCTCACCAGGGGCAAGCCGTCGCCGCGCCAGCTCGACCTCTCCGACGACATGCTCAGACTGCCGACCGGTCACCGGGCGGCCGACGGCACCGACGCCCGCAACTACGGCAACCTGCAGGGCCTGGCCGAGCTGCGCGAGCTGTTCGCGCCGCTGCTCCAGGTGCCCGCCGGGCAGCTCGTGGTGGGTGGCAACGCCAGCCTCGCGCTCATGCACGACACCGTGACGCACGCGCTGCTCAGCCCGGTGCCGGGCGCGGCCCGCCGCTGGGTGGAGGAGCCGACGATCACGTTCCTGTGCCCGGTGCCCGGCTACGACCGGCATTTCACCATCTGCGAGCGGTTCGGGATCACGATGGTCGCCGTCCCGATGACCGCCGACGGCCCCGACATGGACGTCGTCGAGCGCCTGGTCGCCGAGGACGCGAGCGTCAAGGGCATGTGGTGCGTGCCGAAGTACAGCAACCCGTCCGGCGTCGTCTACAGCGACGAGACCGTGCGGCGGCTGGCCGCCATGCCCGCGGCGGCCCCCGACTTCCGCATCTTCTGGGACAACGCCTACGCGGTGCACCACCTCACCGACTCCCCCGCCGAGCTGGCCGACCTGCTGGCGCTGGCCGCCGCGGCGGGCAACCCCGACCGGGTGTTCGTCTACGCCTCCACCTCCAAGGTGACGCTGGCCGGCGCCGGGGTGTCGTTCTTCGGCTCCTCCCCGGCGAACGTCGAGTGGTTCCTGTACAACACCGCCAAGCAGTCCATCGGTCCCGACAAGCTCAACCAGCTCCGGCACGTGGAGTTCCTGCGCGACCCGGCGGGCGTCGAGGCGCACATGCGCAAGCACGCCGCGCTGATCGGGCCGAAGTTCGAGCTGGTCGACAAGGTGCTGACCGAGCGGCTCGGCGGCCTGGCGAGCTGGACCAGCCCCAAGGGCGGCTACTTCATCAGCCTGGAGGTGCCGCACGCCGCCGAGGTCGTGGCCAGGGCCAAGGCGGCGGGCATCGCGCTCACGCCGGCCGGGGCCACGCACCCCTACGGCAAGGACCCCGACGACCGCACGATCCGCATCGCGCCGACGTACCCGGAGCTGGAGGAGCTGGAGCAGGCCATCGAGGGCCTGGCCGTCTGCGTCCGGCTGGTGGCCGAGGAGCGGGGGCTCGCCTAA
- a CDS encoding FAD-binding oxidoreductase produces MRPIDALVHSLSEARVVTDPDVIDSYARDRTFLEPGKPLAVVLAASREDVVTTLRWATEHRVPVVPRGAGTGLAGGAVAGDGALVLSLAGLTAVRELSPADEIAVAEAGVITADLDRAAREHGLMYAPDPSSYEISTIGGNLATNAGGLRCVKYGVTRDSALGLEVVLADGRVLETGRRTMKGVTGYDLTGLFVGSEGTLGVITAATLRLRPAPDGPPATFAAEFGSLREAGAAVSAIMAAGCRPSLMELLDRATLQAIDDWRNIGLEPGTQAMLIGQSDAGDGQAAVARMERICADHGATFVAVSAGPAETEELVGLRRLAYPAKERLGACLVEDVCVPRSALPDMIGAIEAAGVRHGVRICTVAHAGDGNLHPVFIFDRGAAEPPAEVWAAADEVFRRALELGGTLTGEHGVGLLKRRWLAMESGPVAAEVQRGIKAVLDPLNLLNPGKAIA; encoded by the coding sequence GTGAGACCGATTGATGCCCTGGTGCACTCGCTGTCCGAAGCGCGGGTCGTGACCGACCCCGACGTGATCGACTCCTACGCCCGCGACCGCACGTTCCTGGAGCCCGGCAAGCCGCTCGCGGTCGTGCTCGCCGCCTCCCGCGAGGACGTCGTCACCACCCTGCGGTGGGCCACCGAGCACCGGGTCCCGGTCGTGCCGCGCGGCGCGGGCACCGGCCTGGCCGGCGGGGCGGTCGCCGGCGACGGGGCGCTCGTCCTGTCGCTGGCCGGCCTGACGGCCGTCAGGGAGCTGTCGCCGGCCGACGAGATCGCCGTCGCCGAGGCCGGCGTCATCACCGCCGACCTGGACCGGGCGGCCAGGGAGCACGGCCTCATGTACGCCCCCGACCCCTCCTCGTACGAGATCTCCACGATCGGCGGCAACCTGGCGACCAACGCCGGCGGGCTGCGGTGCGTCAAGTACGGCGTCACCCGCGACTCCGCGCTCGGCCTGGAGGTGGTGCTGGCCGACGGACGGGTGCTGGAGACCGGCCGGCGCACGATGAAGGGCGTCACCGGCTACGACCTGACCGGGCTGTTCGTCGGCTCCGAGGGCACGCTCGGCGTGATCACCGCCGCCACGCTGCGGCTGCGGCCCGCGCCGGACGGGCCGCCCGCGACGTTCGCCGCCGAGTTCGGCTCGCTGCGGGAGGCGGGGGCCGCGGTGTCGGCGATCATGGCGGCCGGCTGCCGGCCGTCGCTCATGGAGCTGCTCGACCGGGCCACCCTCCAGGCCATCGACGACTGGCGCAACATCGGGCTGGAGCCCGGCACGCAGGCCATGCTCATCGGCCAGTCCGACGCGGGCGACGGGCAGGCCGCGGTCGCCAGGATGGAGCGGATCTGCGCCGACCACGGGGCCACGTTCGTGGCGGTCTCCGCCGGGCCGGCCGAGACCGAGGAGCTGGTGGGGCTGCGGCGGCTGGCGTACCCGGCCAAGGAGCGCCTCGGGGCGTGCCTGGTCGAGGACGTGTGCGTGCCGCGCTCGGCGCTGCCCGACATGATCGGCGCGATCGAGGCGGCCGGCGTCCGGCACGGGGTGCGGATCTGCACGGTCGCGCACGCCGGGGACGGCAACCTGCACCCGGTCTTCATCTTCGACCGCGGCGCCGCCGAGCCGCCCGCCGAGGTGTGGGCGGCGGCGGACGAGGTGTTCCGGCGGGCGTTGGAGCTGGGCGGCACGCTCACCGGCGAGCACGGGGTGGGGCTGCTCAAGCGGCGATGGCTCGCGATGGAGTCGGGGCCGGTGGCGGCCGAGGTGCAGCGGGGCATCAAAGCCGTGCTCGACCCGCTGAACCTCCTCAACCCGGGCAAGGCGATCGCCTGA